Genomic window (Drosophila willistoni isolate 14030-0811.24 unplaced genomic scaffold, UCI_dwil_1.1 Seg244, whole genome shotgun sequence):
acTTCTACGGGCTTAgtgtatcgagaagtttggtccgggtgggacttctggctgtcggctagcaaacagtctgtgggggggttctttggaccagctttactcaatacacccgtagtacataaaataaaacaaagtccctagagcacgaatattacacaattatttaaccaaaagagatgaactagaaggatagagaaaaagggtatattagtatcgcacgaatagggaagctatgaggatgttattatagcttcgcgtctaaccctcccaaccaatgattttcctttcgcaagattctggaaaatcccaaaataattcagctcaccgctcacatttcgctacaaggaagatcacataagttttactcaaacattacaaaaggatatttattcacgagggttacggaattccaaaatacttcaataagtcggaaacataatccgagtgaactaaactaaaatgatgattcttataatctacggtaatcaaattaaataattggatcatttcaggcatccaaaagccaaattagggataatatgttttgttttgtgaaatcttaattgtaaggtggatatatataaacttatagatattcaaaaatgaaaatgtcaattggaatttggaagttTCCACTTAAATTATGAGATTGATTATAATTAActgtaggctcgctcacacagtcaaaggCGATCCTTAATATCGATTTAATTTCGCAACActgattggcaattttctttttctttgatcTTTTCTTCTTAGCTTTACTGTACTTGAgagagttttttcttatttgctgattatttgacactgaactcgtattctttttgcatacaaaCAGGGAATTACCAGATCGAACATGATTTTTTTCAAGAACttaggacttacccatccgtccggtccgtcgaaggccttcgtcgtccgctggatgatgcttaggaataaaatgttaggttaaatcaagcgtctggcattcctatgcaacaaattcggtctaagggactctcaatccgcaTCGAAGAAACttctctgcccgtatccgattcgggcggctatTCCAAGCTGGTCGTGTTTGTCGAATTGTCTCGgtgcccttcacggtgtgcagcttttgagcccacggtgtctcaaaaattatccctggcaaattctcggaattcaaatgtaaaattccttgcttaggctttcagcattcaatttaattatggctaagttttcaaaagaacttattagaaacttccaaagattcaaatatccacaaaaatttaacttacgataataagattcacaaaactttatattaattgctgtcctagatgctccagattagtaattaattaataatttggcttgatggccCAGAAAAtttaagatttaaattttatattttttttctggaggagcagcgtggtttatgcgtctagccagggcggaagttcgtcagaaaagagtATGACCAATGCATGTGATCGCGCATGATGCTACTTTGCTAGGGTTGCACTAGTAAAGctatcgaacttctaagctcagctgatcatttttatcgacacaattacccaccacttactgaaatacaaactaacgccttaaaatttaaaaataaaactaacggcagaaactgggcactacaAAAGATTTAACCTACCTACCATTGGTTTATTACGACTTAGCCCATCATGATCGTGTGGCGTTCCTTTCGTTACTGCACTCACATGACCCACATTggactatgtgtgtgtgtgtgatggtGGTGAGGGGAACCCAGGCTAGTCAGCGGCTTCTCCTCGTGCTTTTGCTTACGATTGATATCATTGCATTTGGATCATAAATCACCCTCACTATGATCATCAAACAGAAATCACGGCCCGAAATACCCTTCAATTGATATTGTGACTAGAGTTTTATTGGCCCTGATTAATATTAGCAAAGCAGTCTCTTCCTCCCTCTCACTCCCTCTCTggctctttgtctctctctaaTAACAAATACGCGATAGGAAAATCAATTTAGTAATACCCCCGAACCCCAAAGTCGGCATAAGACAACGCGTCAAcccattttatttacaattagGTGTCTGTCCCATACCACCCCATCCCACACCTCACCCTTCTTTCATACCAccctttctgtgtgtgtgtgtgtgtgtgtgtgtgtgagtgtgtttcgAGCAGCTTAAGTGATTTGGGGCGCCTCCTTAGCTGATAGCAAATACCAACCAACCGACCAGCCAACTCATAGAGACATTATCTATTCTATGTCCATGAGCAGAAGCTCACGTATTTGGGTGACGAGCAGAGTAAAGCTTGCAGGAGCAGGCGGAGgagagtgacagagagagagtatTGGTGGACTAGTGTAGAATAGAGCAGAAAGCCATATCTTTTTTTGAGCATTTAATTCATCGGTAGCCGTAATATTGGGGCCCCGAGTGAATTGGAaatatgtatctgtatctgtatataCCACGAACACAAATTCTATTTCTGTAGTCTGTTTCactatttgttaaattcatAAGCTGCTATATCGTTGCCTATCGGAGGGAGACTATCtacctatctatctatctctctataTAGAAGAAGCGCGGACAGTGCGGACAGCACGGAGTAGACAAGTAGCAAAGCGTCAGTTAATATCAGTTGGTTTTGGATGGTGGGAAGGGGGGAGGGGCGGTGGTGAAAGGGGTTTTCTGTCTGTTATATATGCAATATCTATCTAGCTGTTGCCATATGATATCTATCTATCGGTTACCTATCCATTTATGGCTAAGTAAACCCCAGCACTTGAGGGCTCTTACCCGACTCGACTTTATTCCTGGCGTGATTTTTATGACGACCGCTTAGTCTGTGTCACCATTGAACTGAAGGTCTTTTCAGTCCAACAGGGCTTATAACATTGTTGCAAAACAACCAAATGaaagataaaataaactaaaagaaTTTTCGAAAGTCTCAACTATTATTAAGCCTTAGCTTAAGTTTAGTCTTGGCAGAATTGAGTACATCAGAAATCGTTTTAGAAGTTCAAGGAGTTAAATCTCTAGGGCTCTTGTTATAAACTGAGTTAACCTTCTGTaacaatagaaaaagaaagtctCCAAAATATCATTAATAACTATATAATACATTCCCAACCTGTCCCTTTTTTTGACCCTCTTGTAATGCTTTTCCATGTGTCTTTTCCTTTGTATCTTTGTAGGTAACGCTCTCACAGATTTGTCGCAGTTCGCATCAGAATACATATGCCATGCCCGGTGGGGATATATCGGATGATTTGCGTCGCAAATTCGATCAATGGTGGTCAAATCAACTCTCTCCCCAGGCCACAGCCATGACCCCCAAAATGTTGCCCTTCATGACAGCGCCGTCTGCTGTGCCGGTGGGGGCAGGACCCAATGAATTGGTCGATTTTCTTGTGGGAGTGGGCACTGCAGCAATGGCTGCAGCTtccgcagcagcagctcatGCCGGTTCCATGGGCAGCCGAGAGAGTTTGTTGCTGGCCAATGAGACAGTGGCCGCTGCCTATCATCCCAGTGTTGGACAGGGTGGGGCTGGGGGTGTGGCTGCTGGTCCCGGTCATCATTCTGGCATGCTTGTACATCCATCTATGCATCCGGCCATGCATCCTTCgatacatcatcatcatcatcatggagGATCACATGCTCTTCCTGAGTATGCCAATTAGAAGACTCGCATGCGAACCAGTTTCGATCCGGAAATGGAGTTGCCCAAATTTCAGAAATGGTTCCAAGAGAATCCCCATCTTTCACGCCAGCATATTCAGAATTATGTGGTGCAATTAAATGCCTTGGAGTCGCGTCGAGGTCGCAAGCCTTTGGATGTCAATAATGTGGTCTACTGGTTTAAGAATGCTCGCGCAGCCCAGAAACGGGCCGAGATGAGGGGCAATGTGACCACCACAATGAGTGCCCTGGGACACGCGGCCATGAACGGTTATCTGAGTCAGCATCATGGAGCCCAATTAGGGCAGAACTCCAGCTCGAGTGCTGGTAGCCAGCCCAGCATGAGCATGGGCAATCTGTCGGGCAAGTCGCATGATTATCTCAAGAGTCCCATGAGCTTGAAATCAGAAGATATTGATACCATGTCCCAGCATTCCAATGATATGGATGAGGAGGCGCCTGTGAGTCGGTCAAATACTCCACAATTGCCGCTCTCCCTGACCACCCACGAGACGAATCGGAATTCCCCGCTCATGGATGGCGATGAGGAGCACGATGACGATGAGGCCACAGCACCCACAAGAGCTAAGAGTGAAATTAGCGATGTGATCAATGGCAATGTGCATAGGGACGAacgccaacagcaacagcagcaggagaaATCCAATGAAGAGCACAAGGATGACATTTCCAAGGAGCATACGGAAGGTGGACATAACGAGCAGGATCATGAGCAATTACCCGATGATTCGGCTCTCAATCACAACAACAATGAGAATAAGTTGACCACCCCGAAATGCCGCAGCACACCCAAAGAGGAGGAAGATGATCTGGATATGGATGACGATGACTTGGAGGACAATGACAATGAGAACGATGCCAGTCATTTGGATGAATTTCGTTCCCCCTCGCCGGCCATGGATGGCAATTTGGTGGCCGCCTCGCACAAGGATCAACAATTGCCCTTTCCATGGTACCCAATTCGATGTTCTCGCAATCCTTCATGTACATGAGCCATTACATGCCAGCATTTGGCCAGGCGGCAgctgcggcggcggcagcTGCATCAGCTGCGGCTGGTATGCAACCGAATGCATACCGGGGCCGGGCTCAATCTCTCGAGCATCTGGAATGAGGAGCGACGCAAAAGGAATCGCACTTTCATCAATCCGGTCACCGAAGTGCCCAAATTGGAGCAATGGTTTGCCATGAACACGCATCCGTCGCACAATTTGATACTCAAATACACTGAAGACTTGAACACCATGCCCTACAGGTGAGCATCAACGAGAACCCAATCCAGTAAGACCCTTTGCTAACATATTTCGTgttctttcgtttttgtttggcatCTTTTTAGGCAAAAATTCCCCGGCCTGGAGAGCAAGAATGTGCACTTCTGGTTCAAGAATCGCCGTGCTAAATGCAAACGTCTCAAGATGTCACTCTATGACAGCAGTCAGTGTGCCCAAATGGGCACTCTagctttctgctctctgacgtgacggtcgtgtttttgcatagctcctgagtttttattaatatttattgttttttctcaatttttaattgtgcttaatttgtttacacttccgctggtgttgttcgcttgactcccttgtgttttatttccataattcgccaaattaatcagtttaaacagttttttctttttcgtgattagtgtttggtgcatttacatatttttttttcttttttttttctctttcgtcattgcttctgcagttgctcccctcatcgcccccattataccatcagtgctagtggctttgttgttctctctgctttgtgcttgtgcttagcttctctcccgcgtaatcacttttgtaaggccgcctctcaaagctcggcttataactgttcttgcactctctgttgtgctgtgcactctagctatctctttgttttatttgtaattattgattatttatcaataattatctttgtgctgtgaatttaatttttctatatagtcttatatatatataattttttttgcctttctttcggctttttaatggcttgttgtctacctaattgcaaacattctgatcgttttgatgatcagtatagagcaatatcttgttggctctgcgataatcttattcacttaaaatgtgctggcctcaatggccgcgactacgacaaattttctggtttgtctgtgtctaagcctgagcttggcttaatgcgctggacttgcccatcttgtgccagccagcagcttgattttagccgtatgtatagggatcttcgtttaaggtttctttctttaaacaaactggccaaacagctgtcaaacgagtgtgactctagcgttcaattattgtcgcaattcaaatttgttccaccttctgagaaattgcacaagaaatgtacccttgagttgcctcgtaagcaatcgccagctctctctattacttcctctccgattttactttcgcctacaccatcttcttgtccctctttatgctcttcttttcagattgaagtacccattacaagccctggtgtacctcaatctatccctcacgggaactctgatcaatcacaggatcatgccggctctcaatcacttgcggatcccaatgctcctccgcctccactaactgtaatgcctcatcgcaaacaattatttatttctaggcttgctccagatacttctgagtcgtctgtggtaatatttgccctgctaaggttttaattcaaaagtttaagttttctaggcctcgcgaaatctcctcttttaaaattacagtaccaaatgagtacttctcagctatggttgaccctaatttttggccagagggcctagttgtacacgagtttgcgcccaataagcgctctcgtccgttgcctgtccaccttcctactttatcttctgcttcaaaaaactaataacgtctagtctttgcattcattatcaaaatgtaagaggacttcttaccaagctgtcgaaccttttctgtgatagccaaaccttttaagctgacatattagctttctctgaaacttggcttaactcctctgttctagataatgaaattctttctaataattttatttcttataggcttgatcgtgttggtcgtcgtggcggtggagtactcattgctgtaaactcgaatctgtcttcaagtgtggtgccgattgatctccccttaggtattgagtttatttgcgtcgaagttacatgttctaactttagcctatatatctcttgttcttatattcctccagcttctgatatcatgatctacgtgcaccatgctgatgctttacgaactatttttggtcgtcttaaagatcgtgatgttcttatagttttaggtgattttaacttgcctaatatttcttggcttgttgatgataatctatctttcttaattccttcatctcaacatgtttttcttgatagcctacttgaatgtccactatatcagttgaattctttccttaactgctataaaagaatccttgatcttgtttttgtctctgatcccactgttagtgctgtatcgcaaacacagccactagtgaaacctgaagatccttatcatcctaccattgaagttactatttcttacaattccgttactaatttatttaaaaacatctcaaattctcgtcgtagatgttttcgtaaaacaaatttcaatcttcttaacagccttattttctcttttgattggtcgtttctatttgagtgctgcgatatagattgtgcagtgaagtttttctattctgctcttaattctctaattgataaatgcgttccttatgtgaatgtctctaccgtctccagctcgccagtctggttcacacgtaggctctctaatcttcgtaacattaaatcgagatattttaaaagatttaaaaaaactggttcgcgacttgactatgcaaattattgtatagccaaatctcaattttgtctcttaaatactcaatgctacaacaattatctcgttcgctgtaaggctaaattttataataaccccaaaagattttacaactttgtcaattccaaaagacgctctaatgtcctaccttccaccttcagacttaacgaccagtctgctaataatgatttagatattgcagatctgtttgctaatttttttcagtcgacatattctactactgtttcggatcccac
Coding sequences:
- the LOC26530224 gene encoding uncharacterized protein LOC26530224 → MRTSFDPEMELPKFQKWFQENPHLSRQHIQNYVVQLNALESRRGRKPLDVNNVVYWFKNARAAQKRAEMRGNVTTTMSALGHAAMNGYLSQHHGAQLGQNSSSSAGSQPSMSMGNLSGKSHDYLKSPMSLKSEDIDTMSQHSNDMDEEAPVSRSNTPQLPLSLTTHETNRNSPLMDGDEEHDDDEATAPTRAKSEISDVINGNVHRDERQQQQQQEKSNEEHKDDISKEHTEGGHNEQDHEQLPDDSALNHNNNENKLTTPKCRSTPKEEEDDLDMDDDDLEDNDNENDASHLDEFRSPSPAMDGNLVAASHKDQQLPFPWRQLRRRQLHQLRLVCNRMHTGAGLNLSSIWNEERRKRNRTFINPVTEVPKLEQWFAMNTHPSHNLILKYTEDLNTMPYRQKFPGLESKNVHFWFKNRRAKCKRLKMSLYDSSQCAQMGTLAFCSLT